A section of the Humulus lupulus chromosome 2, drHumLupu1.1, whole genome shotgun sequence genome encodes:
- the LOC133814275 gene encoding uncharacterized protein LOC133814275, which produces MKLHLSKAYDTIDWNFLENLLNMFFFPSRFINWIMVCLRGSSYSLVLNGRIQGHFKGGKGLRQGNPISPLLFVIVMEYLTRLLIKASKDNRFRFHPMCKSLNLISLCFADDLILFCKGTSSSVQILLEAFSEFGISSSLKINYSKSHIYFGGVPAEFKAKILECSKLTEGSFPLKYLGVPLRPTKWKATDCDIIFKKIQLRLNVWSNRHLSYAGDIRWDHVLKHDSSWYWRKLFFFCNSVSRSDLEAVVVKGKLHLGTLDVQFLSCERIEYERPVWCKLSIPKHRFIFWQTINQHLITRDLLVLHHVVVDFVLCPVFGLADESHGHLFFECIFSKKVLQLFSSWLGGVAWPGNYEDWIAWLASWKSGWLHHVVVDSVLCPVFGLADESHGHLYFECSYFTIFKVEQLIRHSVKARVLNISSRHLSTREKQMIEFVKSL; this is translated from the exons ATGAAACTTCACTTGAGCAAGGCATATGATACTATTGACTGGAATTTTTTGGAGAATTTGCTCAATATGTTTTTCTTTCCTAGTCGGTTCATCAATTGGATTATGGTTTGCTTGAGGGGTTCGTCTTACTCTTTGGTTCTAAATGGTAGAATTCAAGGGCACTTTAAGGGCGGAAAAGGGCTTCGGCAAGGAAATCCTATTTCTCCTTTACTCTTTGTTATTGTGATGGAGTATCTCACCCGCCTATTGATTAAGGCTTCCAAGGATAATCGATTCAGATTTCATCCAAtgtgtaagtctttgaatctaaTTAGTCTATGCTTTGCTGACGACCTTATTCTATTTTGTAAAGGTACCTCCTCCTCTGTGCAAATTCTTCTAGAGGCGTTTTCTGAGTTTGGCATCTCTTCGAGTCTAAAAATTAATTACTCTAAATCTCATATTTACTTTGGAGGTGTTCCAGCTGAGTTTAAAGCTAAAATTCTGGAATGTTCGAAGCTTACTGAGGGTAGTTTCCCGCTGAAATATCTTGGGGTTCCTCTTCGGCCTACCAAATGGAAGGCCACTGACTGTGATATCATATTTAAGAAGATTCAGCTGCGTCTCAATGTTTGGTCCAATCGCCATCTTTCATATGCTG GGGATATTCGTTGGGATCATGTGCTAAAGCATGACTCCAGTTGGTACTGGCGAAAACTTTTTTTCTTCTGTAATTCTGTTTCTCGATCTGATTTGGAGGCTGTTGTGGTAAAGGGTAAACTTCATTTGGGTACCTTAGATGTTCAATTCCTTTCTTGTGAGCGTATTGAGTATGAGAGGCCTGTTTGGTGTAAGCTTTCTATTCCTAAGCATAGATTTATATTTTGGCAGACTATTAATCAACATCTTATTACTAGAGACTTGTTGGTTCTTCATCATGTTGTTGTTGACTTTGTGCTTTGCCCGGTTTTTGGTCTTGCTGATGAAAGTCATGGCCATTTATTTTTTGAGTGTATTTTTTCCAAGAAGGTTCTGCAGCTTTTTTCCAGCTGGCTTGGAGGGGTTGCTTGGCCTGGAAATTATGAGGATTGGATTGCTTGGCTAGCCAGTTGGAAGTCCGGTTGGCTTCATCATGTTGTTGTTGACTCTGTGCTTTGCCCGGTTTTTGGTCTTGCTGATGAAAGTCATGGCCATTTATATTTTGAGT GTAGTTATTTTACTATCTTTAAAGTTGAGCAATTGATTAGGCACTCTGTTAAAGCTAGAGTTCTTAACATTTCTTCTAGGCATTTATCTACTAGAGAAAAGCAAATGATTGAGTTTGTGAAATCATTGTAA